From Phaeocystidibacter marisrubri, the proteins below share one genomic window:
- a CDS encoding homocysteine S-methyltransferase family protein gives MNRSDQLYDIARKRILVLDGAMGTMIQRHKLSEEDFRGNQFADWNQPLQGNNDLLSITQPDIIRDIHRAYFEAGADLVETNTFNSNRISQADYGLEEEVRNINIASAKLAREVADELSTPERPLFVVGSIGPTNRTASLSPDVNNPGFRAITFDELVENYTEQVDALLEGGVDLLMVETVFDTLNAKAALFAIQDVFAERGVEVPIMVSGTITDASGRTLSGQTAEAFLISLEHIPLFSIGLNCALGAEQLRPYVQTLSEKAEFLVSAHPNAGLPNAFGEYDETPEKMGAQIVEFLERGAVNIIGGCCGTTPEHISEIARLAAKYEPRSVVKSHV, from the coding sequence ATGAATAGATCAGACCAGCTTTACGATATCGCTCGTAAGCGCATTCTTGTGCTTGATGGAGCCATGGGGACGATGATTCAACGTCACAAACTCTCTGAAGAAGATTTTCGCGGTAACCAGTTTGCGGATTGGAACCAGCCGCTTCAAGGGAACAATGACCTGTTGTCTATAACTCAGCCCGATATCATTCGTGACATCCATCGTGCTTATTTTGAAGCGGGAGCTGATCTCGTAGAGACCAATACCTTCAATTCCAATCGAATTTCACAGGCCGATTATGGTCTGGAAGAAGAAGTGCGAAACATCAATATCGCATCTGCTAAACTTGCTCGTGAAGTGGCAGACGAATTATCGACACCAGAACGACCACTTTTTGTTGTGGGATCTATAGGTCCCACAAACCGCACTGCATCTTTATCTCCAGACGTAAATAATCCGGGCTTCAGGGCGATAACTTTTGATGAACTGGTGGAGAATTATACTGAACAAGTGGATGCCTTGCTTGAAGGAGGTGTCGATTTGTTGATGGTGGAAACCGTATTCGATACCTTGAATGCGAAGGCTGCCCTTTTCGCCATTCAAGATGTTTTCGCTGAGAGAGGAGTTGAAGTTCCCATCATGGTATCTGGCACCATTACAGATGCTTCAGGAAGAACGCTGAGTGGTCAAACGGCGGAAGCTTTCTTGATTAGTTTAGAGCATATTCCTCTTTTCTCCATTGGCTTGAACTGTGCCCTGGGAGCTGAACAATTGCGTCCCTATGTGCAAACGTTATCCGAGAAAGCAGAATTTTTGGTGAGCGCTCACCCCAACGCTGGTTTACCAAATGCCTTTGGTGAATACGATGAAACCCCTGAGAAGATGGGAGCCCAAATTGTTGAATTTTTGGAGAGAGGAGCGGTCAATATTATTGGAGGATGTTGTGGAACTACACCAGAGCACATTTCTGAAATCGCACGTTTAGCCGCGAAGTATGAACCGCGTTCTGTCGTTAAATCGCACGTTTAG